The following coding sequences lie in one Lolium perenne isolate Kyuss_39 chromosome 2, Kyuss_2.0, whole genome shotgun sequence genomic window:
- the LOC127333222 gene encoding glucan endo-1,3-beta-glucosidase — MQLVTCLLLLLCAVGFPLLLFFHADAGEVGVCYGRNGDNLMDPASVVRLLKKNGVTMVRVYDTDQAVLSAMANTGIKLVVALPNEMLASAAADPSWAVQWAKSNVKPYYPATDIRGVTVGNEVFQQAKGLTPQLVPAMKNVQAALAGLGLADAIKVTTPIAFDALKASSFPPSKGQFRDDIAQSVMSPMLDFLEQTGSYLMVNIYPYKAYASTNGAMDINYALFRPNAGVVDSGSGFTYHNLFDAQLDTVYYAMDAVRSSGNRTAETMLRGRRKPPPPPVPVKQGEHSWCTYCDGVENSQTYTNNLIKHVVSGGASTASSYSYSPLDAGVGTPYRPNEDISVYIFELFNENEKSSAEESNYGLFYPNGQPVYQVDFMAGGAPSPARSSWCVANAAAGDARLQAALDWACGHGADCSAIQPGKTCYQPNTKLAHASYAFNDYYQRKGRASGTCDFAGAASIVYQQPAGTCDPNAGSWCVANAAVGDSRLQAALDYACGHGADCSDIQPGARCFNPDTKLAHASYAFNDYYQRNGRSDQSCDFGGAGSVVHQAQKIGSCVLRSRA; from the exons ATGCAACTCGTCACttgcctcctcctcctgctgtgcgCCGTCGGATTCCCCCTGCTGCTCTTCTTCCATGCAG ATGCAGGCGAGGTAGGCGTGTGCTACGGGAGAAACGGGGACAACCTGATGGACCCAGCGTCGGTGGTGCGGCTGCTGAAGAAGAACGGCGTCACCATGGTGAGGGTGTACGACACCGACCAGGCGGTGCTCAGCGCGATGGCCAACACCGGCATAAAGCTGGTGGTGGCGCTACCCAACGAGATGCTGGCCTCCGCGGCCGCCGACCCGAGCTGGGCGGTGCAGTGGGCGAAGAGCAACGTGAAGCCCTACTACCCCGCCACCGATATCCGCGGCGTGACCGTCGGCAACGAGGTCTTCCAGCAGGCCAAGGGGCTCACCCCGCAGCTCGTTCCGGCCATGAAGAACGTGCAGGCGGCGCTGGCTGGCCTAGGCCTTGCCGACGCCATCAAGGTGACCACGCCGATCGCGTTCGACGCGCTCAAGGCGTCGTCGTTCCCGCCGTCAAAAGGCCAATTCCGGGACGACATCGCGCAGTCGGTGATGAGCCCCATGCTCGACTTCTTGGAGCAGACCGGCTCGTACCTCATGGTGAACATCTACCCGTACAAGGCGTACGCGTCCACTAATGGCGCCATGGACATCAACTACGCGCTGTTCCGCCCCAACGCCGGCGTGGTCGATAGTGGGTCTGGGTTCACCTACCATAATCTATTTGATGCCCAGCTCGACACAGTGTACTATGCGATGGACGCAGTGCGTTCCTCCGGCAATCGCACGGCGGAGACGATGCTGAGGGGAAGGCGCAAACCACCTCCACCGCCTGTCCCCGTGAAACAAGGGGAGCACAGCTGGTGCACCTACTGCGACGGCGTGGAGAACTCCCAAACGTACACCAATAACCTCATCAAGCACGTGGTTTCCGGCGGCGCCAGCACCGCCTCCTCCTATAGCTATAGCCCGCTCGACGCCGGCGTCGGCACCCCGTACCGCCCCAACGAGGACATCTCCGTGTACATCTTCGAACTTTTCAACGAGAACGAGAAATCGAGCGCCGAAGAGAGCAACTATGGTCTGTTCTACCCGAACGGCCAGCCGGTGTACCAGGTCGACTTCATGGCCGGGGGCGCCCCCAGTCCAGCCAGGTCCAGCTGGTGCGTGGCGAACGCGGCGGCCGGGGATGCGCGCCTCCAGGCGGCCCTGGACTGGGCGTGCGGCCACGGCGCCGACTGCAGCGCCATCCAGCCCGGGAAGACGTGCTACCAGCCCAACACCAAGCTCGCGCACGCATCCTATGCGTTCAACGACTACTACCAGCGCAAGGGCCGGGCCAGCGGGACGTGCGACTTCGCCGGCGCCGCTTCCATTGTCTACCAGCAACCGGCAG GCACCTGCGACCCGAACGCCGGGAGTTGGTGCGTGGCGAACGCGGCCGTCGGGGACTCGCGGCTCCAGGCGGCTCTGGACTACGCCTGCGGCCACGGCGCCGACTGCAGTGACATCCAGCCCGGCGCGCGTTGCTTCAATCCCGACACCAAGCTTGCCCACGCGTCCTACGCATTCAACGACTACTACCAGCGCAACGGCCGCTCCGACCAGTCGTGCGATTTCGGTGGCGCCGGCTCCGTTGTTCACCAGGCGCAAA AGATAGGCAGCTGCGTACTCCGATCAAGGGCCTGA